Within Kineothrix sp. MB12-C1, the genomic segment CGTGGAACAGTTACAATAAAAGACTTAATATTAGAAGGGAGAATAAAATGAAAGTACAAAATATTAGAGATATTGATAAGTTCTTTAAAGTAGTAGATAGCTGTGTAGGTAAGGTGGAATTGGTAACGGGAGAGGGAGACAGATTGAATCTGAAGTCTAAGCTTTCTCAGTATGTATCTATGGCGAATATTTTCTCTGATGGAACGATTGCAGAGCTTGAGTTAATTGCTTATGAGCCGGAAGATATTACGAAATTAGTTAACTTTATGATGGAGAATTAGGATAAGGATAGTAAATGAACAGTAAAAAGGTAAATAGGATTTTCCTGGCAATAATTTTAATCCATATTGTGGTCGTTGTACTGCTTGGAATGGTAAGTCCTTTTTTTACATTGTCAATCGTGCCTAACTTTATATTTAGTCAGATAATCGTGCTGGCTCCGGCTCTTATTGGTGTAGCGCTTTCCGGAGAAAATCTCATTAAGCTTTCCGGTTTTCGAAAGATAAAGATATCTTCGGTGCTGATGATTATTCTTTTTACGTTTCTGGCTATGCCTTTGACTACTGTAATCAATGCAATTTCCATGTTATTTGTGGATAACACGGTAGCAGCAATTAGTGGGGATATCTTAGGAGTCCCCTTTTTTGTTATGCTTTTCATTATTGGTATTTTAGGTCCATTCAGTGAAGAACTGATTTTTAGGGGTATTATCTATCAGGGCTATAAGAAATCGGGAACAACGTTTATGTCACTTTTGTTGTCGGCGTGCCTGTTTTCCCTTATGCATATGAATTTTAACCAGGCGGCTTACGCGCTCGTAATCGGTATGATTCTCGCGCTTCTTGTAGAAGCTACGGGCAGCCTGTGGAGTTCCATTCTGTTCCATATCATATTCAATTCTCAGCAAGTGTGTCTTATGTATTTATACGATATTATGGGTGGGGGAAGTTTAGAAGAGATGCAGACGGGATTTACTACGGATATGATGGTTATGGCAATTAGTGCTTATCTCATCATTGCAGCCGTGACGACAACCTTAGCGGGCTGTGTGCTCGCGTGGATTGCTAAAAATGAAAAGCGCGAAGAAAATCTCCGCGCTGTGTGGGCCGATAGGAAGAATAAAACAGGTAATCCTATGGTTACTGTGCCGCTTTTAGTAGCAATTGTTCTGGCACTTTTCTATATGAGTCTTGATTTTGTCATATAGTGATAGAATCTATGTAACAGTTCAGTAGCCTCACTGTTACGAATTATACCTTGTCCGCAAGCGGACAAGATATGTTTCTTGCACACTCGCTTTGCTCGGCGCAGTATAATATTGTTAAAATATTATACACTATACAAATAAATCAATATTTCCGCCAATGGCGGGATTTACCGATAATTCCATGGAGGACTTCATCATGTCCACCATTTCACCACCGACAGATTCCATGCTGTCTAATGACTTGGAAAGCATGGCAACACTTACATCAGACATTGTCTGCACTTGTGCAAGTGACATTGATAATGCAGGAATATCCATAATTACCACCTCCGTATATTGTAGTTGTTATTCTTATGTATATTAATATTGCAAGTATATCATATTTTTGCTATACTTGACAAGTCGGGAAAAGACGGAAGATATTGCCGGGGAATTATATTTGGAGCATATGGAGAAATGATGGTGAAGATATGCAGAAAATGGATATTTTAGGAATTACACTTACCGATTATTCTCTCAAGGAATCGCTTTTTCTGGTGGATAGTTTTATGAAAAAAGGTGCGCTCAGTACAATTCTTTATGTGACGACACCAATGCTCATATTGGCAGGAAAAGATGAATGCGAAAAGGAACGGATAGAATCCATGGATATGACGCTGTGTGGAGAAGCCGATATCTTGCGAGTAGCAAAGATTGATTCCAAAAGTCGTTTGTACGAAGTGGAACATCTCGTTTTTTTGAAAGAATTCTTAAGACGAATTGCGCGAAATGCCCAGACTGTATATTTACTTTCCGATTCGCCGGAGGATATAGAGAATCTGAAGCGTGAATTGAAGGATTTCCAGAGGGGAATTGTAATCAGTGGCCTTCAGATTATTGATGGGTCGACTCGGAAGGTAGAGGATGTTGTGAACAATATTAACGATATTGCTCCTTCGGTCATTATCTCAAGGATGCCTTGGGGAATGCAGGAAAAGTGGATGCAAGATGCAAAGCCGTATATTAACGCCGAAGTATGGCTCGGGATTTCACGCGATATGAAGTTGGGAGAACATCGTGAATCTTTACAGAAGAAAGCAGTGAGCCGAATTTACAAGAAGATGTTCCATAAACGTGTGAACAGATACAATGGAGAAAATGAAAAGAATCGGTGAGCAGATTTGAAATGGAAAAGTTTCAAGTCTGCCTTTTTTATGTAATAGGAAGCACACTTTTATTTTGCTTGTGGAAGTTGACGAGGGAATAAAAAGTGTTTATATTATAAAAGACATAAAAAATACACAAAAAAGTCAAGAATTAGTATGGATTTTTTTGTAGTTTTAAATTAAGATAGAAAGTGGGTGTAGAAAAAACAGATTTCTATCTAAATTATGCTTTGTATAAATTGTATATAAAGCTAAAAAAGAAGGAGTGGGGAAATGATTTCAAATCAAATACTACAAAACACAATTGAGGGTCTTAAAGCAATTACCAGAGTGGAATTATGTGTAATGGACGTGGATGGCAAGGAGATTGCATCTACAACTGCAGGAATGGAAAGCTGCAGTGCACCGTCTGTTGAATTTGCCTCTTCACCGGCGGATTCACAGGAGATACAAGGGTATCAATATTTTAAAATTTTTGATGAGCAGCAGCTCGAATATATCTTAATTGCCGGAGGCGCGGGTGAAGATGTATATATGGTTGGCAAGATGGTGGCTTTCCAGATACAGGGGCTTTTAATCGCTTATAAGGAGCGCTTCGATAAGGATAACTTCATTAAGAACCTTTTACTGGACAACTTGCTTTTGGTGGATATTTATAGCCGTGCGAAAAAGCTTCATATCCAGGCAGATGGTAAGAGAGTTGTTATGATTATCGAGACGGAGAACGGAAAAGACAGCAATGTTCTGGAACTGATGAGAACATATTTTGGAAATAATAGCAAAGATTTCATTACCGCAGTCGATGAAAATAATGTTATAGTAGTAAAGGACTTATCGGAAGGGGATAGTAGCAAGGAAATCGATAAGACGGCCAGACATGCGGAAAGTTATTTGGTGAAAGAAGGAATGAATAACATTAGGATCTCATATGGTACTACAGTCAATGAGATTAAAGAGGTGAGCCGCTCTTACAAGGAAGCGAAGATGGCGCTGGATGTAGGTAAGATATTCTTTAATGAAAGGGATATTATTGCTTATAGTGAACTTGGAATCGGCCGCTTGATTTATCAGCTTCCTATTCCTCTTTGCAAGATGTTTATTAAAGAGATTTTTGGAGGGAAGAGTCCGGATGATTTCGATGAAGAAACTCTTACTACCATTAATAAGTTCTTTGAGAACAGCTTGAATGTGTCGGAGACATCGAGACAGCTGTTCATTCATAGGAATACACTTGTTTACCGATTGGACAAGCTGCAAAAGAGTACAGGGCTGGATCTGCGTGTCTTTGAGGATGCGATTACCTTCAAGATTGCGCTTATGGTCGTGAAGTATATGAAATATATGGAAACTTTTGAATATTGATATTACTACGGGATAAAATAATTAGGTGGGTGAATAACTTTGGTGGATAAAGAAAGAAAAAGACGAAGAGGGAAGAAACAGGCTGACCTTGGGAATGAAATTATTACTCTTGAAAATATCAGCAAGGCATATGCGACAGGCGCGCCGGCATTAAATGGCGTCACCTTACATATTAATAGAGGAGAGTTCGTTTTTATTGTAGGTGATAGTGGTTCTGGGAAATCTACTCTGATTAAGCTTCTTCTTAGGGAACTGACACCGACTTCGGGGAATATTAATGTGATGGGATATGATCTTGTGAAGGTCAGACATAGGAAAATCCCCAAGTTCAGAAGAAATCTTGGTATTGTTTTTCAGGATTTCAGACTGTTAAAAGATAGGAATGTATACGAAAATGTAGCGTTTGCACAGCGTATTATTCAGGTATCCAATAAAGATATAAAAAGAAATGTACCGAGTATTCTTGCAATGGTAGGGCTTGCAGGAAAATATAAGGCGAAGCCAAGACAGCTTTCAGGAGGAGAGCAACAGAGAGTTGCTCTGGCGAGAGCGCTTGTGAATAAGCCGACGATACTGCTTGCCGATGAACCCACCGGTAATCTGGATCCTAAGAATTCATGGGAGATTATGAAGCTTCTGGAACAGATTAATGAGAATGGAACAACAGTTATTGTTGTAACACACAATAGAGAAATCGTGAATTCCATGCAGAAAAGAGTTATTACAATGAAGAGAGGAATCATTGTAAGCGACGAAGAAAAAGGTGGTTATATCGATGAGAATTAATACGTTTTTTTATACGATTGGACAGGGATTTCGCAATATCATAAGAAACAAATGGTTTTCTTTGGCATCCATTGCGACTATTGGTGCATGTCTGTTTCTTTTTGGCCTGTTTTATGCAATCATTACTAATTTCCAGCATATTGTGAAGACGGCGGAGGAAGGCGTATCTGTAACCGTATTTTTTGAAGAGGGAATTGATGATGCGAAAGTATCCGCAATTGGTGATATGATTTCGAAAAGAGTAGAAGTTGCCAATCTCGAGTTCGTTTCGGCAGAAGATGCCTGGGAAAGCTTCAAAGAAGATTATTTGGGAGAATATGCAGATGGATTTACGGAGAATCCGCTGGAGAACTCTTCTCATTATGAGATTTATTTAAATGATGTTTCTCTCCAGCCGGCTCTTGTCACTTACCTCGAATCGGTAGAGGGAATACGGAGAATTAATAAATCTGAGATAACGGCTACGACTTTAAGCGGGATCAATGCGTTAATTGCTTATGTTTCCATTGGAATTATCGGTATTCTTTTTGCGGTATCTATATTCCTTATCAGCAATACAGTAACGATAGGAATTTCCGTTAGAAAAGAAGAGATTAACATCATGAAATATATAGGAGCGACTGACTTTTTTGTTCGATCTCCTTTTGTCATTGAGGGAATGCTAATTGGCATAATCGGTTCTCTCATCCCACTCGGGTTAATATATTTCATATACAACAATATCATTGTTTATGTGGCAGAGCGATTTGCTATGTTGTCACAACTTTTGAACTTTTTACCGGTAGAGGTGATTTTCAATACACTGGCTCCTGTATCTGTTCTGATGGGTGTCGGTATCGGCTTTCTAGGAAGTATCGCAACTGTCAGAAAACACTTAAGAGTATAGGGAATATTGACTATGAAACAGTGGAAGAGGATGCTGTGCGCTTTGCTTTGCATTTTATTAGCTGCTCTGGTGGTTCCGGCCGTATGGCCCGGACCGATGGGAGTGAAGGCTTCCGAGCTTACAAATGAGGCGATTAAGCAGAAGGAAGATGAAATCGAAAGTGCGCGGCAACTGAAAAAAGAACTGCAATCGAACCTTACGAATGTTAAGAAGATAAAGGAAGAGTTGGAAGCATCGAAAAATAATCTTACTGCTTATGTGACAAAACTGGATGGAGAACTTACTACTGTTCAGAGTAAAATAGCTGATTTAATGGAGAAAATAGCAGAAAAAGAAGAAGAAATTGCACTGACCGAGGAAGAGCTTACAGCAGCGATTGCAGATCAGGAGAATCAATACGAAGCCATGAAAAAGAGGATTAAATTCATGTATGAGAAAGGTGATAACCTATACATGGAGCTGCTTTTTTCTTCCTCTACTTTTGGCGAAATGTTAAATAAAGCGGAGTACATCGAATTGCTTTCCTCTTATGACCGCAAGATGCTGGATGATTATGTGGCTACGAGGAAGCTGATTGAATTGTATAAAGAGCAATTAGAGGAAGATAGAGAGTATCTGGAGGAAGCCAAAGCCGGTGTAGAGAAGGAAGAGGCGTCACTTAATGCTTTAATTAATGAGAAACAGCAGACGATAACAGCAGTATCCACGGATATTACGAATAAAGAAGCGGCTATTGCCGAATATGAAGCAGATATTGCAGATCAAAATGCAACGATTGCCGCTTTGGAAAAGGTAGTGGCGGAGGAGAAGGCAAGGCTTGCGGAAGAGAATGGAATAAAGTACGATGGCGGTATGTTTTCATGGCCGGCACCTTCCTATTCAAGGATAAGCGATGATTACGGCAATCGAATTCATCCTATTCTGGGAGTTCCTCAATTTCATAACGGGGTAGATATGGCTGCACCCGGAGGTTCCGCGATTGTGGCAGCCTATGATGGGAATGTAGTAGCATCCGATTATAGCGGTTCTATGGGAAATTATATTATGATAGATCACGGTGATGGGCTATATACGATTTACATGCATGCTTCTGCACTCTATGCTTCAAAGGGGGATTTCGTAACGAAGGGACAAAAGATTGCTGCGGTCGGTTCCACCGGCCGTTCGACCGGCAACCATCTCCATTTCAGCGTGCGTTTGAATGGAAGCTATGTTTCGCCTTGGAATTACTTAAGTAAGTAAAATGGTAACTGTTCAGTACCTGCCCAGTTACGAGCAAAAATCCATTTCAAATCACCTTCGGTGATGGGATTTTTACTTGTTATTCGATGTTATCGTACGGTCAGTGCAGTAAATGCGCAGACCTACTGAATAGTTACGTAAAATGTTACTATTCACGGCTTCGTCATGAACGGTAACAAAATAATTGGAGATGATGGAAATGGAATATAACCTAAATAACGATTCAAACTCAAATTCAAAAGAGAAAAGAAAAAGGAACCCGGAAGGAAGGAAGCGGAGTGGTTTTCTTAGTGGTATTTTTACGGGTGTACTTCTCAGCCTTCTGATTGCGAGTTGTATCTTTACGGTAAGACAGATTTATACGATTTATCAGCTAAGAGAAGCGAATGAAGTTTCCAATGCGGACCTGTCATCGCCGAAAGAAATCGTGAGTGACTTAACAATGTCGAAGCTTCGTGCTATTGAAGAGGCCATTTCCACCTACTATTATGAGGAAGATGTGGATACGCAGACTATGATAGATGGAATGTATGAAGGGGTTGTAGCTTCTCTCGGAGATCCTTATTCCACTTATTATACGGAAGCGGACGTGAAACAGCTTATGGAGCAGACGGAAGGAATTTACTACGGTATCGGTGCCTATGTAGGTATAGATGAAGAGACCGGGCTCGCATATATAAGCGGAGTTTTCGAAGGAACCCCGGCGCAGGAAGCAGGGCTTCGTGACGGAGATGTTATCTATAAGGTGGACGGAGAGGATATGGGGGAGCTGGAGCTTTCAGAAGTTGTGGCTAAAATCAAAGGTCTGGAAGGGACTACAGTGCATCTCACCATTTATAGAGAAGGGGAAAATGATTATCTGGAATTCGATATTGAGCGCAGGAAGATAGAAAGTCCTACGGTAAAATATGAGATGCATAACGGCAATATCGGTTATCTGCAGATTACAGAATTCGATGACGTTACGCTGGATCAATTTACAGAAGCTTTGGCGGTATTGCGGGGACAGGGAATGCAAGGATTGGTTCTCGATCTGCGTTCGAACCCCGGCGGTAATCTGAATACAGTGACGGAGATCGCCAGACAGATGCTTCCGAAAGGTTTAATTGTATATACAGAGGACAGAGAAGGAAATCGAACAGAATATTCCAGCGATGGAACGAAAGTATTCGACTTACCTCTTGTCGTGTTGATTAATGGGTATTCGGCCAGCGCATCGGAGATATTGGCAGGAGCCATCAAGGATTATGATTTGGGCGAATTGGTGGGAACTACCACCTTTGGAAAAGGAATTGTCCAAAGAGTTTTATCCTTATCCGATGGAACAGCGCTTAAACTTACAGTGAGTACCTATTTTACCCCTAATGGCAATAACATTCACGGTATTGGTATTGAGCCTGATGAGGTGTATGAATTCGACGGCGACAGATATTATAATGATGGATATGATAATCAGTTGGAGCGGGCGAAGGAAATTATTACCGAGAAAATTTCTGCATCTGCATCATAAGCTATAAAACTGTATAAAATAAAAATATAAACGTAAAAGAGTACAGAACAAATGTTCTAATTTGTTCTGTACTTTCATTATTTTTTGTGGTAGAATAGAAAGCGGACAGATAACAGATAACTTTTCCGTGGAGGAGAATTCGATGGATCATTTTCAATTAGTGTCGGAATATGCTCCTACCGGCGACCAGCCTCAGGCAATCGCTGAATTGGTAGAGGGATTTAAACAGGGCAATCAATTCCAGACCTTGCTCGGTGTCACCGGTTCGGGCAAGACGTTTACGATGGCGAATATTATAGCGGCGCTGAATAAGCCCACTCTTATTATAGCCCACAACAAAACATTAGCAGGGCAATTATATGGAGAATTCAAAGAATTTTTTCCGAA encodes:
- a CDS encoding murein hydrolase activator EnvC family protein, yielding MKQWKRMLCALLCILLAALVVPAVWPGPMGVKASELTNEAIKQKEDEIESARQLKKELQSNLTNVKKIKEELEASKNNLTAYVTKLDGELTTVQSKIADLMEKIAEKEEEIALTEEELTAAIADQENQYEAMKKRIKFMYEKGDNLYMELLFSSSTFGEMLNKAEYIELLSSYDRKMLDDYVATRKLIELYKEQLEEDREYLEEAKAGVEKEEASLNALINEKQQTITAVSTDITNKEAAIAEYEADIADQNATIAALEKVVAEEKARLAEENGIKYDGGMFSWPAPSYSRISDDYGNRIHPILGVPQFHNGVDMAAPGGSAIVAAYDGNVVASDYSGSMGNYIMIDHGDGLYTIYMHASALYASKGDFVTKGQKIAAVGSTGRSTGNHLHFSVRLNGSYVSPWNYLSK
- a CDS encoding polya polymerase — encoded protein: MKVQNIRDIDKFFKVVDSCVGKVELVTGEGDRLNLKSKLSQYVSMANIFSDGTIAELELIAYEPEDITKLVNFMMEN
- a CDS encoding CPBP family intramembrane glutamic endopeptidase, whose amino-acid sequence is MNSKKVNRIFLAIILIHIVVVVLLGMVSPFFTLSIVPNFIFSQIIVLAPALIGVALSGENLIKLSGFRKIKISSVLMIILFTFLAMPLTTVINAISMLFVDNTVAAISGDILGVPFFVMLFIIGILGPFSEELIFRGIIYQGYKKSGTTFMSLLLSACLFSLMHMNFNQAAYALVIGMILALLVEATGSLWSSILFHIIFNSQQVCLMYLYDIMGGGSLEEMQTGFTTDMMVMAISAYLIIAAVTTTLAGCVLAWIAKNEKREENLRAVWADRKNKTGNPMVTVPLLVAIVLALFYMSLDFVI
- the ftsX gene encoding permease-like cell division protein FtsX, which translates into the protein MRINTFFYTIGQGFRNIIRNKWFSLASIATIGACLFLFGLFYAIITNFQHIVKTAEEGVSVTVFFEEGIDDAKVSAIGDMISKRVEVANLEFVSAEDAWESFKEDYLGEYADGFTENPLENSSHYEIYLNDVSLQPALVTYLESVEGIRRINKSEITATTLSGINALIAYVSIGIIGILFAVSIFLISNTVTIGISVRKEEINIMKYIGATDFFVRSPFVIEGMLIGIIGSLIPLGLIYFIYNNIIVYVAERFAMLSQLLNFLPVEVIFNTLAPVSVLMGVGIGFLGSIATVRKHLRV
- a CDS encoding S41 family peptidase; protein product: MEYNLNNDSNSNSKEKRKRNPEGRKRSGFLSGIFTGVLLSLLIASCIFTVRQIYTIYQLREANEVSNADLSSPKEIVSDLTMSKLRAIEEAISTYYYEEDVDTQTMIDGMYEGVVASLGDPYSTYYTEADVKQLMEQTEGIYYGIGAYVGIDEETGLAYISGVFEGTPAQEAGLRDGDVIYKVDGEDMGELELSEVVAKIKGLEGTTVHLTIYREGENDYLEFDIERRKIESPTVKYEMHNGNIGYLQITEFDDVTLDQFTEALAVLRGQGMQGLVLDLRSNPGGNLNTVTEIARQMLPKGLIVYTEDREGNRTEYSSDGTKVFDLPLVVLINGYSASASEILAGAIKDYDLGELVGTTTFGKGIVQRVLSLSDGTALKLTVSTYFTPNGNNIHGIGIEPDEVYEFDGDRYYNDGYDNQLERAKEIITEKISASAS
- a CDS encoding PucR family transcriptional regulator gives rise to the protein MISNQILQNTIEGLKAITRVELCVMDVDGKEIASTTAGMESCSAPSVEFASSPADSQEIQGYQYFKIFDEQQLEYILIAGGAGEDVYMVGKMVAFQIQGLLIAYKERFDKDNFIKNLLLDNLLLVDIYSRAKKLHIQADGKRVVMIIETENGKDSNVLELMRTYFGNNSKDFITAVDENNVIVVKDLSEGDSSKEIDKTARHAESYLVKEGMNNIRISYGTTVNEIKEVSRSYKEAKMALDVGKIFFNERDIIAYSELGIGRLIYQLPIPLCKMFIKEIFGGKSPDDFDEETLTTINKFFENSLNVSETSRQLFIHRNTLVYRLDKLQKSTGLDLRVFEDAITFKIALMVVKYMKYMETFEY
- a CDS encoding WecB/TagA/CpsF family glycosyltransferase, which produces MQKMDILGITLTDYSLKESLFLVDSFMKKGALSTILYVTTPMLILAGKDECEKERIESMDMTLCGEADILRVAKIDSKSRLYEVEHLVFLKEFLRRIARNAQTVYLLSDSPEDIENLKRELKDFQRGIVISGLQIIDGSTRKVEDVVNNINDIAPSVIISRMPWGMQEKWMQDAKPYINAEVWLGISRDMKLGEHRESLQKKAVSRIYKKMFHKRVNRYNGENEKNR
- a CDS encoding YjfB family protein, giving the protein MSLAQVQTMSDVSVAMLSKSLDSMESVGGEMVDMMKSSMELSVNPAIGGNIDLFV
- the ftsE gene encoding cell division ATP-binding protein FtsE, whose product is MITLENISKAYATGAPALNGVTLHINRGEFVFIVGDSGSGKSTLIKLLLRELTPTSGNINVMGYDLVKVRHRKIPKFRRNLGIVFQDFRLLKDRNVYENVAFAQRIIQVSNKDIKRNVPSILAMVGLAGKYKAKPRQLSGGEQQRVALARALVNKPTILLADEPTGNLDPKNSWEIMKLLEQINENGTTVIVVTHNREIVNSMQKRVITMKRGIIVSDEEKGGYIDEN